Genomic DNA from Candidozyma auris chromosome 1, complete sequence:
AAAAGCTCGAAGAGATTGTTTACACCCAGCTAAGAACTACGGATCCCGTTACTACACGAGAATCATTCGTGCGACTGGCGAATTGGAATCTCTTCGCAGAACTTTTGGGATATATGTCCGAGAAACGTTTCGTTAGTGTAAGCGATAGGTTTATCGCagatcttgagaaagtACCGTCTTCTGTGAAGCAAACTGAAGAGCCCAACATTTGCTTACTTATTCAAGGTATGAAGCACCTTAAGCTCTCGAATTATCCATTGGAGGCTTTTGAGGAAAGTGCAGAATTTCTCCAGTCTCTCACTAAATTTTTCTCGCAATCCCACAATCACGTAATCTCAATTGCGTATGCAAAGGTGATAAGTGATCTAATCTTACCTTTGGCAACTCTGTTAACGGCAGAGGCTAACCACCCTCTTTGGGTAGAGACGATCACTAAAATCTTCGAGAAGGCCACAGTACTTTGCAATCATTCTTCAGCAAGACTTGTAAACAATGCTACACTGTCAATCCCAAGTATGTCATCCAATGAAGTTGCAGCTAGTGCAAACGATTGGGCTATAGCTGTGGAATTGATGACGTCTAGTTTGGTTGTTGCTCCAAAGGAATTGTTTGCAGATCATTGGTTCAAGATGATTGAATTGAATGCTTCCAAGCTAAAGCCCAAAGGCGACATTGCTGATAAGACTACACTTATGGTGTGTGCGTCTAGACTACTCTGGGTTTACATGAACAGGCTTCCTGATACACTCAACAACACTATGAAGCGCCTTGAGaatttctttgagctcattttctttggtcCGCAAGTCTCAGGTAAGAAGCAATGGATTGTATTGGACACTAATTTGATTAATGCTACATCTGAAGTCATAAGAATAGTCggttttcatcattttaATTTCGTTCTTGAGAATGTGATCttgaaacttttgaaaagcaGCTTCAATGGACTGACACTCGAGAACTGTTCTCCAGAGAAGCTCATTTTGGTCATTGAATCTTATATGCTTTGTTTGAAAGATCTAAAGCTGGGCGAGAAGCCAAAGTTCCCTACTGACAAGGTATTTCTGGAGGAGTTTGCATTTCGTTTCTGCCCACCTGACAACATCCAGAAGAGCAATAAGGTAGGTTTAACTAAAGATCAAAATCGTGAGCTTCGGAAGTGGAATAAAATTATGTTTGATTTCAAGAGCATAAAAAACTTTGAATCCCACGAAGACATATGTCGAACGATTGCATTGCTATTCAAACTACTTGACAATAGATGCGGCATGTCTGGATGGACAAGCTCGGAGGGACCGGCGAGCGTGGGTAACAATGTTAAATCCTCtttctcgagcttctctttcgGCTTGGACTTTTCATATCAAACATCTAGGGATGTAAACAAGGATCTTTTTGCGGCAATAATAAATGCTTGCGCTTGGTCAATTGCTCCTCTTGCTATCGACAAGGGCGCCTCAGGTATCGGAATAAGCTTCAAAGGTTGTGCTGAGATACTCATAAGAAACAGCATTCATTATAATGCTCAGATCGCGAATGCGTCTGTCAACGCACTTCTCAAGCTAGCTTCTAGAAAGGGAGCCGGTGAACTTATAACTATCTTTGGCAAGGTAGCTTTTCGGCTCACAGAGAAACCGGGCCCCCACTATGAATCAGACTACTTTAATTCTGAAGAGTTTTTGAGATTGTTACGAATTTATGTTGAGCTCCTCAGATGTTGGTCGATGCAATTTAGTCAGGAAGCGGAAGACTTCTTAGCTCAACAGGATAATGAACTTATGAACAGCGATGTCCTTAACGACCTTTATCAAATTAATTACAAGGCTCCTGACTTGACCAATTTGGAGATCCCCACCACCAAATGGAAACCTTATGAGGAACTCGAATGGAAGAATATAGTGACTGTCGTTGAAGAGGTCGAGGGTAACGgactttttttcttgtgttCACAAGATAGTCGAGTGAGATCACTTGCTCTATcaattttgagaattgtTGAACAGTTCGATCAGTCACTTTACCACTTTACGGATAGAAAAAAGGAGCCTTCGCCTAGCTCTGGTGGCACCATGAAAGGTCATTCAAGAAATTCCTCAAAGTATGTGGCAGACGAGGGGACAAGGTTAATTCATGTACTAGAAGAGGTGGACCTCATGAGTCTTTTAAAGCCCTTGAAGCGTGATTTGAGTGTTCCTGAGCGTACAAGGCTCTCAAAGATCAAAGCCAAGAAGGGTCTCTTGACCAAATTTGCTAGCTCAGACCATGGTGTTGACAGTACCATCTGGTTCAGGATATATCCTAAGTTGTTGGATATTTTCTTCGAACGATGTCCCATGCCTGTTGCGATGTGTCGCTCAATTGTTTGTGTGAGACTCGTACAAATGCATGAGTTGGTGCTCGAATTTTCGGAAAACTATAAGAACTACACATCATCTctattttcaagaagctcgacTTCCACGCCACCTGAAGTTCTAATCAACCAATGGAAACTATACTTGATTTTTGCATGCTGCTCATTGACCAGCACGAACGATCAAAAAATTTCGTTTCCGTCGCAGCCAACCCATGGACATAAGAAGCTGTTGACCATGTATATTCAGCATCAGAAAATTACAAGTGCAAAGTCCGTATTTCGGATGGTCCTTCCTTTACTCAGCTCTCTTCAGCCTATGATTAGGGATGCGGTAATTGCTGGGTTAAGTTCGATCAATATAAACATTTTCAAAACTCTTGCTGAGAATCTTCCTGACTCGATGAACGAATGGGAGCCGGATAATCACAAAAGAGATATTTCGGAGGACCGTGTGCGTATTGAGATTGTTCACATTTTGAGTATAATTACCAGTCGCTTCAAGTCTAACAATATTCTCTACGATGATGAAACAACTGTTTCCAACCTTGTTTCAATCATTAAGAACGGCAAAGTATTTCTATCGGCTCCTTTCGTTCAAACTCTGCCTGATTTTCAACGTTTGCGTTGCTATTTTGCTGCACTTCTCGAGAACGTGTTTCTTGGGTTAAAAGAGAAACTGGACCTCGATAACTGGTTGCCTTTTGAAGCACGTATTGGCTGTTTTAACTACTTGAAAGAATGGTGCGGATATGGTGATTCCAAGGATatacttgaagagagaacACAAGTGATGATTTCGTTTGCGAAACAATTCAAAGAGCCCGCTACAGCGATTGGATTGTTGGAAATCGATATCAAAGCACTTCAAATTGCATCCTTGAGCTGTATGGCCAAACTTTGCTCTGGAGCTTTAAAACAATCATTAGTAGTTCCAGGAAAAACTGCTGTTCTCTCTTTCGACATAAAAAGCGTCATGAATTGGGTTCATGAAATCATACTCTCGGACAACGAGAGGGTGCTTGAGATGGGTAAATCTGCACTAAAGAACATAATGGatatcaacatcaacaatgATGATATTTACCAAGAGGTCTTGCGTCAGTGTTACAATCCTGGCAACTCCGCAAAAGTAAAGGAAGTTTACTATACCAACCTTGTGTATGCTTTCCTCAAACATAGGAAGATTGAAAGTATGCCTCACGATATTTTCTGCCTTTCGACCTTTTTGGTAGGCACTGACTCATATCTGACGAGAGTGTCGGCAATTGAACTATTGAAGTCCATGGAAAGCAGATTCCTAAAAACAACAACTGCAGATTATTTTACTGAAAGTGTCTGTTGTACAACCATGGTCGTTTACAAGaaggttctttttgaaatttctGTAAAACTTGCTTCACTTCATTCCAAAGACGCATTTACGTTCATCAGCTTTTTAACCAAGTACTTCAATCTAGTGGGGAACTCTACAAGAAGGGATATCTTGGCTTGCTTGTTGCCATGGGTTCAAACTGTCGAATTGAAATATAAGAGCAAGGAGGAGGAAACATTATCTGAACCTCAAACGCAGTCTCAGCCCTTCAACAACGAAATTGATGCTCCATCCTTGATGGTGCTTAATAATTTATTTGAAATAACTGTGAAGTTCAGTAAAAAGATATCGAATGAAGTTGAGGCTCTCTGGGTTGCTCTAGGGACAAAACAAAGCAATTTCGACATCATTGTCGAATACATCATGCGAAACTgtcttgaaagaagaaattcgAGCTTCGTCTCTTATTCAAGACAGATCATAGCTTATCTTGTCTATTCTCAGCCAGATTCATCCATCATTATTAGTAGGATGATCGGGAATTTACAACCCAAGGCAATGATACCTCATCCTTTCTCTCTGGCGGCTTCTAGAAGGGCAGACCTTGTGGAGGGGTTCCCATATACTGCTAACTTGACTGAGTTGCTCTCGCAGAATTCAAAAGAGTCTGCCTTCTCTTTGGGCCAATTGTCAATGGTCTTCTTAGTTGACTTGTTCCGATCCAATAACGAGATGATCATTCCACATTTGCCGTTGCTCTTACATGTCTGTTTCTCGTTACTTGACCATTATTTCTACGTTGTACAAGAACAAGCTGCCTCGCTTCTTATTTACCTAGTGCATTCTATTGCACCCAACACTCCCAAATCGATTCAGACAATCGAGATCTTAAGACATAAAGATCACTTTAAGTATCTATGGGTTTATGATGATCTCAATAATGATAAAAAAGGTGGCATAACACCCAGAAATATGGACTCTTTGGTGAGAAAGATCTTAGAAATATTTGCTCCAACAGTACCAAATTTGCAAGCTGATTGGAGTCGTGTTTCTTTAAAATGGGCAACAACTTGTGCTGTGCGTCACATTGCTTGTCGCTCTTTCCAAATCTTTAGATCTCTATTATCGttccttgatcaagcaaTGCTAAAAGACATGTTGCACCGTCTTTCTAACACTATCGCTGACGAGTCGAGCGATATCCAAGGCTTCGCCATGCAGATCTTGATGACTCTCAATGCAATCACTGCGGAGTTGGATTCTGAGAGTTTGATTGATTTTCCTCAACTCTTCTGGTCAAGTGTCGCTTGTCTTTCAACAATACATGAACATGAGTTTATTGAGACTATATCAACGATGTCAAAGTTTGTTTCCAAAATTGATCTTGACGCTCCGGACACCATATCCTGTCTTATTTCGACTTTTCCACCCAAATGGGAAGGTAGATTTGAGGGTTTGCAGCAAATCGTCATGGTTGGTTTAAGATCTTCAGTTGCTTGGGAGCCGACAATCAAATTTTTGGACAAACTCAATCACTTGAAGGATAGCGAAATTATTGGTTCTGGGGATCACAGGCTTTTTGTTGCCATCGTTGCTAATCTTCCTAGGTTTCTCCATGCACTTGAGGAGCAAAATATTACTCctgaaattgaagaggCCTGCAATCTTATCGGGGAAATGGCTGCCACGTGCAACAAACCGGCATTGGCTAGAATTTTGAACTCAGTGGCAAAGTCCAAATTTCGCTCGAAGAAGGACTTTTTGGTTCAAACTATATCAACTATACGAACCAGTTTCTTCCCTGACTATGAAGCCCAGACTTTGGTTTTATTGTTAAGTTTGCTTTCAAATGAAATTCCCTGGGTCAAGCTTGAGACCTTAAACATATTGAAGCATACCCTTCCACTCGTGGATTTGCTGAAGGATGACTTCGTTGGTGTCGGTGCTGATCTTATCTCTCCATTGTTGAGACTTCTTCTCACAGAGTACGCTGAGCCAGCGCTTGAAGTTCTCGATGAAGCAGTGGTGATATCCGGATCTCAGCTCGATAAAGACATCTTAAGAATGAGTTTAGGAAATTCttcgatgaagaaagagtaCGAGCAGACAGCCACTCTTTTTGGCATACCGGAATCCAGTGGGTGGGCTATCCCTATGCCAGCTGTTACTGCCGCTAGCACGAGAAACAACATACATGCAGTTTTTGAAACATGTAACGAGAGCTCTACTGTTGaggaaaagcaaaaggACTTTGCTGACGAGGAGATTGAATTCTTAATGGAGGATTACTACGAGTCTGAGGTGGATCATGCCGACGGTGCATCTACGGTCAATGAAGTGCCTGGTGCAACACTCAGCAATATGTGGGCGGCACTAGATGATTTCGACTCATTCTTTACAAAGGATACTGATCAGAGGTCCAACTTGGTTTCTAATATGACTACCAATGGAAAAAATTTCTCCGGCAGAAATGTCAAGCAGCATGCCCAATCGGCATCCATTGATACCAAAGAGAGTACCAGTAGTGACTTGACGTCACCAATTGATTCCGCTCCACATGTGTATGACAAGAAAGCACTCGTCATTTTGAACAGAAGTTTGGCTAGGACGCAATCTAATACGTCCTTTAAGAGCAGTTTAGCAGATAACTTTGGCAGCCCTAAGGTATATGGGCCTCAAGAGAATTCAGCAACTCGAAGATCATATATACCTTTTCGAAGCAGTCGGGTTGCTAAAAAGCTGGACTCCCTCACTACACCAACTATGAATACAGCTACCGCATTCGAACAGCCTCCTCCGAATAGCGCCAAAACGATTAAAGGGAGCCCGTCGTTGTCTCTTCAACATACAGTCAGCGGAGGCTCTCAGAAAGGACCAATAGATATCCCGAAGCTTGAGTCGTCTACAAGATTGGACAATCTTTTGGGAGGCGGCCGGAAAAAGAATCGGAAGTGAGgaaaatttgcaaccatttttCTGCATGAATTGTCTATACTCCGCGACGATGCAGGGCCTCATATCTACCTTGGAAGTGGCTCGTGACTGAAAACTCGTGTTCCTGTGTCTTAAAGGTTTGTATGCGGCAAGCAATGGCGGAAActctcaaagaaaaaaagaagttgagaaaaGCTCACATACCAAGAGGCATCCTCTTACAAAAATAATGCCCCCTAAGAAGCAAGGTGCTGATAAGTCCAAGCAAAAGGCTAAGGCCAAGCTTGCCGAGGACAAGGGCTTCGGTATGAAGAATAAgaacaagtccaagaaggtACAACAGCAAATTAATCAAATGAAAAGTGGTGTCGATGGTGGACtagccaaaaagaaggaggctgAACAAAAGCGTaaggcagaagaaaagagagctGCTGAGCaagccaagaaggaagcagcagcattgTTTGGTGTTCAACAACAGAAGGTGCCATTTGGTGTCGATCCAAAATCCATCCTCtgtgaatttttcaagaatggTCTTTGTAACAAGGGCAACAAATGTAAATTCTCCCACGACGTGAATGTTGGACGTaaagatttgaagaaggatttgTACACAGATACCAGAGctgagaaagaagctgaTACTATGGACAACTGGGACGAAGAGAAGTTGAGGAAGGTCATTTTGTCCAAGCATGGTAATCCAAAGACAAGCACTGATAAGGTGTGTAAGTATTTCATCGATGCAGTGGAGAATGATAAATACGGTTGGTTCTGGGTTTGTCCCAATGGTGGTACCGAGTGTATGTACAGACATGCTTTGCCTCCCGGTTTCGTTTTGAAGACCAAGGAGCAGAAAAAACTAGAAAAGTTAGCGAAAGAGTCGGAGCCAGAAATCACGTTGGAAGAATTCATTGAGTTGGAAAGAGGTAAATTGGACAAGTCCAAGTTCACTCCTATCACGCTAGAAACGTTTGCCCagtggaagaaaaagcaaaatgagaagaaggcagagaagaaagatcagaataaaaagaaacagCGCACTGGTAAAAAGATCTTACAGGAGAAGTTCGCCGATAAGTTCTACACTGAAGAAGCTAGTGAAGATAACGAGATGGATTTGTCTTCATTCAAGCAGGTTTTGcctgatgaagaaaagctcaaagacTACGGTGACGGAACCAATGCAGAGTTCAACTAAGTTTGAGAGAGACAGGAGACATGACAGGGGATTTTATAACGCTGACTCAGTGCGAGTGACGTTTAACCAAGGTTCATCATTATACGAATATGAGAATATCTTTGCTAATATCAGTATTGATTCTCAACAAACATATATATAATATATGGCTGTTCTCAACCAGGACGGTCTGGACGATTATTAAAATGGCAAAGTAAGCTTTTATTCATCGACTGTGCTTCTCGATTGACTGCAATGACTCCAAGAAAAATTCCTCGTCATTGTCATTAAAGAATGCGATGTCGACTCCCTTGCCATCGAGTTCTTTTAATGCTATTGTGAGTCGTTGTAGCCAAAGAGCTCCTTTCTTATCGTAATCTTCTAGCTCGTAAAAGCTTCTATTACCGTGGATACTCATAACATCAATTCGGTCGCTGAGATGGTCGCTCTCAGAATCCGATTCATTCAGTGAAGCAGGACTAGGAGCTCGGTCTGAGTAGAGCCCTTGGCCATGACGTGTAGCAATATTCTTATGTATGATCTCCGTATCAGTTTGACTGGGTCTGAGGTATCTTCTTTCGGGAAGTGGTGGAGCTTTATGAATAGCCCTTCCTTTTAGAGAAGCCGGCTTTTTAGGAATCATGGGACGTAGTCGATGACTCGAGGTTTCCTCCTTGTCTTTCTCCGCTGTCTTCATGGAACTATCGGAGAGATCTATTAAATTGAAATCGTTAGTCTTTCCGATTTGCGATGCGACATGATTTGATGGCTGCTTTGATTTCCACACCTTCAATGAACGGTGTATCTCAGTAAGAATATTGTTGTCATCCACATCAGACAATGAATCATCGACGGCACGTATGTAAATAGCACGAACTTGGCCATGATATGACTTGGCAAGATCGACGTACGCTTCAAAATCGTGCTCGCCCGAATCTCCAACGCATATAAATTGTTTTTTGGGAAAATCCTCAAGTATAcgagagagagaagaccgcttctttgagcttgatgGCTCCATCAAGGAGGACATAATGTTCCCAGTGTATTGCTTGAGATGAAACGAACCTGAAGGTAGTCCCACATGGTGAAAGTATTCTTGTATAGTAGAATAGAGTTGCCATGGAGAATTGGAAACATAATGGAAAGTTGCCTTCAAACGATTAGATAGCTGATTAAACCAACTCACTACTGGCTTAAGCTCCCAAGAATCAATGTCACCCAAAAGAAGACGTCTCATGAGCTCTCTTTTCTCGCCAACAACACCAGTGAGCTTTACGGTGTCATCAATATCACTGATGACACCATAACCTTCCGTTTCGACGATGCTAACTTCCTGAAATGCACAAACAGTTTCATCCAATTTACTTTTGACTTGTATCACACTGGGCTCATAGGGAATCTCTATATCAGCTTTGAAATGTCCATTAGGGTCTGTAACAACAGAAACCAGCCGGAGATCACCATCCTTGAGAGGACTAACGGCACCAACTACAATTGCAAGTCCAGCGTTTGGTATAGATCTAgccaaaaaggaagaaagtcGTCCACGTAGGCGAACATCCATGTCCTTCAGGTTAGGAAAGGCAGCGCTTGTAGATGAGCTACcagatgttgatgttgatatGGAAATGCTGTCTGAATCATCTTGATCCGGTACAGCAACGTCTTGCGATAATTTGGGATCGTGCTCAAGGCGGTCAACTGCCACTTGAGCAGTATCGTCATTTGAGCGAGTCACTTGCTTAGCCAACGAGATAACCAAACGGTTTTTTCTAGACATTGTGCCTGGGCACCACATCCAGCCACGCACATTGACTACGTATTTATTTCCGACTTTTCTGGTGTACGATGGATACAAGGTAAACTGCGTATTTTGAGGCAACGCAGCCAACATACCAAACTCATCATACTCAATTGATTTGCTTCCGATATTGGAAGTCATCAGCGACACAGAATTGGTGATTCTCGGTAGATATGTATCCCTGGTAGCCCTTGCGAATCCCATAAGCCGCTGTTTTCTGCTCGTGGGATGGTTTGATGTCTGGGACGGCAGTCCCGACCTTTTAGGACGAGCGAACTCTTCAGACATTTTAGCAAATGTTATGCTCAAAGGACCACGGGTTCTTAGGGCACGATAATCGGAGTAAACGTTCTTGATAAAGCGAAGCGAGGAACGGCTGGGGCGAGGTTTTAGGTACTTGGTAAGGAGAGAGGCCGGAGACCTGAGCCGAGAACGTAGGCCCGCTTGTAAGCTCTTGATGTAAAATGGCTGTCTCACTTTTACAGGATAACGTCCACAGGGCCAATGTCAGtgccaaagagaaacgTGTGATTGCTTAAGAGAAGGTTGTAGGCTTTGATTAGTGCGTGTATATGTACGAGGAATGGCGAGGAATTCTAAGTTTGCAACTGCAGCGCACTCAGGTAAGAAAGTAACAAAAATACAAAGGACAGTCAAAATGGCAATATCGTCCTTAAAGGGAACTGGGAATCAAGAATGGAAACTAAGGAAATAAAAAGGGGATCAGTTTGTTTTTGTGGCAAAATCTGAGGCAATCTCGTGAGTTATGTATGTTGTCCTGCCTTAGTGAGGCTCAGGGATGCTAGAGAGAGCAATAAACATCAAATTCAGATGTTAAAGGGAACGGCAAGATGATGTAATGGTAGAAGTATAGAGATAATAGAGCTTCCAaactcttttcttttgagcGTTGCACCAGTAATAATTCTGAAGCCATAACTATGAGCACATACTATGGAGAGTCACCCGTTGTAACTTTTTTACTTGtagcctcttcttcaattcccAGGATCAAAAAAACTGCTCGCTATGTACATGATAATCAAATTGCTAGAATTATCTGATACTAGTATGAAGTGAATGACTCCACTGATTAGGTATGAGCAGTGCTATCAACCTTCCGAGCTCGGtgcttttggctgcgaaaaaaaggCAGCAGCACAAATACATGGCAAGGGAGCCCACTATCGGAAGAATCTTTCGCTCAATCCGATTTAACGCCTCTGATGTGTCAAATGAAGATCgtttcacaaaaaaaaaccaatCTTACCATTCTCAGTGTGTCCCGTTACCTGAAACATCTTGGACGCTTACTCTGAGGCTGATTGAACCTCCACAATACACATATACAAGGACCTTACACCGAACAATTGCAATgtgattttcaaaaattttgcACGCAGGCTGTCCTTTGTTTTTGTGGCCTCAATTTCCCCATTCAATATTTCGTGTCCACCCGGAGCTTCCCCGGAAATGGAAGCAGAATCAAAATCTCGGCTAGTCTCCATACACTACCGCTCTCGGGAACAAATGCCAGATAATAGGAGAGATACGTCTCGCTAGGTTCATCCTATACACTAAAATGTCGTTACAAGAGCTCTCTATCGGTAACGACCTAAAAGATCAGTACAAAAGCACCTCCAAGTGGATCAACAATGGAATCTCATGGTTGCTGGACATTGACAGCTTTTACAAAGAACGAGCTACCATTGAACAAGAATACGCCGCAAAGCTCAAAGACTTGACTAAAAGACACTTTGCTAAAAAAGCAAAACACTCATCTGCATTGTCTGTGGGAGATGAACCACAAATCACACCGGGATCATTGGAGAGCGCCTCGGTGGTGTTGTGGAATGAGGTACTCACCCAGACTGAGAATATCGCCAAAGAACGAGACCATTTGGCCAGTGAATTCACATCGAATATTGCTTTCAACGTGATTCAATTGCAGAGCAAATGCCTGAACATTGCAAAACACATAGACACGATTCACGAATTTTTAACTTCCGAGAAGACAAAGCTGGAGGAGGAGGTTGCCaaggcaaagaagcacTACGATTCCTTGTGCCAGAGTACAGAAAATGCTAGACTGAAAACCGAAAAGTCACTGAGCGATAAGTACCAACAAAGactcaaggaaaaagaagtcGACATGAATATTGGTAAGAACGCATACTTAATTTGCATCAGTCAAGCCAACCGCCTTAAAGACAAATACTACTTCCAGGACTTGCCAGAGATTCTCGACTACTATCAGGATTTGAACGAAACACGTGTGGCCATTTTAAACAAGGTGTTAAAGAATGCGTCCATAATTGAGCGTAATTCAAATGACAAAGTGAAGGACTTGCTTCATGACATAGATGCCACCATTGATCAAAACAATCCTAAGTTGGACGTTGCCATGTTTATTAAACACAATTCAAGAGCTTGGAAAGAACCGAACGACTTCGTCTTTGAACCCTGTAGCTTCTGGCACGATGATGAATCGTTGGTGACCAAAGAGCCTGAATTGACagatttgaagagaagacTCAATCTAACATTGAATAAATACAGTTCTGGAAAAGAGAGTACACTTATAGCTAAACAAAAGCTAGAGGAGGTCGCACAAAGCAGAAGCGCCTCGGAGGAGAAAGAAACTCTCAAGTTCGATCTGAGACTCGACGATGTTTTGACTTTACTTCACAAATTCATGAAGGAGGATTCAGAAAGAGTCAAACTAGAGGTTGAAATCGAGATCATTCAAAACTTCGCTGGTGATCAAGACATGTCTTATTACGAAGAAGCCAAACCGCAGAAGTCACGCTTTGGCATTTTTaaacacaaaaagaagctgccAGCAACAGATCAAGGTAGCGAGACCCAATCGCTTCATACTGTTACTAGTAATGTGACGACACATTCAGGTGGCCTTTTCAGTTTGCgcagaaagaaaacagCTGCGTCAAATGCAGAATCAGCTTATCACACATCAAGAGCTACAGCCAACTACCCATACGAGGCTTCcggtgatgatgaaattTCTCTCCGACAGGGTGAAAGTTACGATGTTGTggaggaagatgatggCTCTGGGTGGACTACTCTCAGAGATAATGCGGGTGCACAGGGATTGGCTCCAACTTCATATCTTGCTTTCATGAGTGTACCTCCCAATGAAAATGATCTGGGACAGAcaccaaaaaagaaaggacCGGCAGTTGCACCGAAACGAGGAGCTAAAAGGGTGGAATATTTGGAGGCGCTCTATGATTATACTGCAGAGGAAGACAATGAATTGACAATTAGGGCAGGAGACAAAATTGTGCTCGTACAAGCAGACACAGATGGCAGTGGATGGACTGAAGGAGAGGTTGATGGTAGAAAGGGACTATTCCCCACTGCTTACGCCAAACGCATATAATTTCAATACATATGCTACGAAACACGCATCGGATAGTTATATTTATTGCGATAAATACCACATTAGATTACAGTATTTGTCATTGAAATTGCCAGCAAGGTAAATTTGCCAGCATGACGGGCACAATCTCAACATTTACCAAAGTGCCAATGGAATGAGAAGGAAGTTGGAAGCGAAAACAAGATTTACAAGTGAGCAGTGAAACACGCTTAGTAAACGTCACCTGGAATCTCGAAGACAACCTGCTTACCGGTCAACTTGTTGTACAACTGGGAGAAGGAGTCGAGCTTGTAGTCAACGGCAGAGGAGTCCTTGGAGTCCAACAAGACCTT
This window encodes:
- the CAS4 gene encoding Cas4p, whose product is MIEIPNLEESGHSRQELRQIEQQYDAHSFEESPVKGVSATPISNEETQLYERDELHSPQGLDDTPLERPTLQQEREHQYESPETPHAPDIDSGTQAFLGPAFDYDHSQSPLVSAPQLVNTQSSPLPADQYFSSKYQRQVDHMTSEETIYENTDAFMIHPSSISSAFAKHGGASPIEEVPTISKKVAPQMTPVRLPRQRPSQPSHPLRKMVASSPDPDISSEANMGSVSDFGALDEFDTSGQSNRLPLSNSTTLPIAASSNFQTPQPLQSHNYIEPSPQLPPPLSAKASKLSFSHGDEFAQMRRVMATEQKTPAEYTLHIVFTQFVRHAERKLNMCLEYPLSNEPPILELLAHGVDPNFDNIVSALGYIAKRKSKPVIDSVMFWRKSKSEVAAMAASEVEKIYNVAQGDLARIATSTSMSKSSQNSLQSKTAKPPGKGKRSLSLMHTKSLSKLSHKRNNSASVVPTNSNGNRSSLDQETGTQSSEYTRQKKFYDEQIAQARDTAIQAERKSLASIYILCRVLIEVVKQASYEAVGDDLGEKLEEIVYTQLRTTDPVTTRESFVRSANWNLFAELLGYMSEKRFVSVSDRFIADLEKVPSSVKQTEEPNICLLIQGMKHLKLSNYPLEAFEESAEFLQSLTKFFSQSHNHVISIAYAKVISDLILPLATSLTAEANHPLWVETITKIFEKATVLCNHSSARLVNNATSSIPSMSSNEVAASANDWAIAVELMTSSLVVAPKELFADHWFKMIELNASKLKPKGDIADKTTLMVCASRLLWVYMNRLPDTLNNTMKRLENFFELIFFGPQVSGKKQWIVLDTNLINATSEVIRIVGFHHFNFVLENVILKLLKSSFNGSTLENCSPEKLILVIESYMLCLKDLKSGEKPKFPTDKVFSEEFAFRFCPPDNIQKSNKVGLTKDQNRELRKWNKIMFDFKSIKNFESHEDICRTIALLFKLLDNRCGMSGWTSSEGPASVGNNVKSSFSSFSFGLDFSYQTSRDVNKDLFAAIINACAWSIAPLAIDKGASGIGISFKGCAEILIRNSIHYNAQIANASVNALLKLASRKGAGELITIFGKVAFRLTEKPGPHYESDYFNSEEFLRLLRIYVELLRCWSMQFSQEAEDFLAQQDNELMNSDVLNDLYQINYKAPDLTNLEIPTTKWKPYEELEWKNIVTVVEEVEGNGLFFLCSQDSRVRSLALSILRIVEQFDQSLYHFTDRKKEPSPSSGGTMKGHSRNSSKYVADEGTRLIHVLEEVDLMSLLKPLKRDLSVPERTRLSKIKAKKGLLTKFASSDHGVDSTIWFRIYPKLLDIFFERCPMPVAMCRSIVCVRLVQMHELVLEFSENYKNYTSSLFSRSSTSTPPEVLINQWKLYLIFACCSLTSTNDQKISFPSQPTHGHKKSLTMYIQHQKITSAKSVFRMVLPLLSSLQPMIRDAVIAGLSSININIFKTLAENLPDSMNEWEPDNHKRDISEDRVRIEIVHILSIITSRFKSNNILYDDETTVSNLVSIIKNGKVFLSAPFVQTSPDFQRLRCYFAALLENVFLGLKEKSDLDNWLPFEARIGCFNYLKEWCGYGDSKDILEERTQVMISFAKQFKEPATAIGLLEIDIKALQIASLSCMAKLCSGALKQSLVVPGKTAVLSFDIKSVMNWVHEIILSDNERVLEMGKSALKNIMDININNDDIYQEVLRQCYNPGNSAKVKEVYYTNLVYAFLKHRKIESMPHDIFCLSTFLVGTDSYSTRVSAIELLKSMESRFLKTTTADYFTESVCCTTMVVYKKVLFEISVKLASLHSKDAFTFISFLTKYFNLVGNSTRRDILACLLPWVQTVELKYKSKEEETLSEPQTQSQPFNNEIDAPSLMVLNNLFEITVKFSKKISNEVEALWVALGTKQSNFDIIVEYIMRNCLERRNSSFVSYSRQIIAYLVYSQPDSSIIISRMIGNLQPKAMIPHPFSSAASRRADLVEGFPYTANLTELLSQNSKESAFSLGQLSMVFLVDLFRSNNEMIIPHLPLLLHVCFSLLDHYFYVVQEQAASLLIYLVHSIAPNTPKSIQTIEILRHKDHFKYLWVYDDLNNDKKGGITPRNMDSLVRKILEIFAPTVPNLQADWSRVSLKWATTCAVRHIACRSFQIFRSLLSFLDQAMLKDMLHRLSNTIADESSDIQGFAMQILMTLNAITAELDSESLIDFPQLFWSSVACLSTIHEHEFIETISTMSKFVSKIDLDAPDTISCLISTFPPKWEGRFEGLQQIVMVGLRSSVAWEPTIKFLDKLNHLKDSEIIGSGDHRLFVAIVANLPRFLHALEEQNITPEIEEACNLIGEMAATCNKPALARILNSVAKSKFRSKKDFLVQTISTIRTSFFPDYEAQTLVLLLSLLSNEIPWVKLETLNILKHTLPLVDLSKDDFVGVGADLISPLLRLLLTEYAEPALEVLDEAVVISGSQLDKDILRMSLGNSSMKKEYEQTATLFGIPESSGWAIPMPAVTAASTRNNIHAVFETCNESSTVEEKQKDFADEEIEFLMEDYYESEVDHADGASTVNEVPGATLSNMWAALDDFDSFFTKDTDQRSNLVSNMTTNGKNFSGRNVKQHAQSASIDTKESTSSDLTSPIDSAPHVYDKKALVILNRSLARTQSNTSFKSSLADNFGSPKVYGPQENSATRRSYIPFRSSRVAKKSDSLTTPTMNTATAFEQPPPNSAKTIKGSPSLSLQHTVSGGSQKGPIDIPKLESSTRLDNLLGGGRKKNRK